The following proteins are co-located in the Haloarcula marismortui ATCC 43049 genome:
- a CDS encoding RNA-guided endonuclease TnpB family protein has translation MTELTKTLELKLVDPNTHKRQKLRETQDAYQQALQAAFAAGCDTQSAANDVVVEYDLSGYAKNALKKYVPQLCGNSYDADELHDNHPVRFTNEGLQLDHQPQNAIEWYVKIPHHEDYHLWIPARANPEQREWLEALDADDAEMGESRLFERDGTWYLHITVTRDVEDQSEASADERTPPDESGEPCLAGLDRTPIGVDIGEASLVTVCHRDGSGSPVRPRLWADDGKAVRRLRKTYFTAKRRLQQRGSERIAESYGDSLWDQIDDVFHRVTREVVEYAESVENPVLVLEDLTYIRENMDYGEYMNRRLHGWGFAKLHAQIRYKATEKGIPVETVNPRNTSKAFHACGEHGSRPRQATFRCSNDDCWLGEYQADVNGAINIADRYRSGESHRRSDRSSRQKAGDDDSATDGASLTGPQDSHADAGTQQETRGTYAS, from the coding sequence GTGACCGAACTCACGAAAACGCTCGAACTGAAGCTTGTGGACCCGAACACCCACAAGCGACAGAAGCTTCGTGAGACACAGGACGCGTACCAGCAGGCACTCCAAGCCGCTTTCGCCGCTGGCTGTGACACACAGTCAGCGGCCAACGACGTGGTTGTTGAGTACGACCTGAGCGGCTACGCGAAAAACGCCCTCAAGAAGTACGTCCCACAACTCTGTGGGAACAGCTATGACGCCGACGAGCTTCACGACAACCACCCGGTGCGGTTCACCAATGAGGGATTGCAACTTGACCACCAGCCACAGAACGCCATCGAGTGGTACGTCAAAATCCCGCACCACGAGGATTACCACCTCTGGATTCCAGCACGCGCTAATCCCGAACAGCGGGAGTGGCTCGAAGCGTTAGACGCAGACGACGCCGAGATGGGTGAAAGTCGGCTGTTTGAGCGGGACGGAACGTGGTATCTCCACATCACCGTTACCCGCGACGTGGAGGACCAATCTGAGGCGTCCGCCGACGAGCGGACACCGCCAGACGAGTCTGGCGAGCCCTGTCTCGCTGGACTCGACAGGACGCCGATAGGCGTGGATATTGGAGAAGCGAGTCTCGTCACGGTGTGTCACCGCGACGGCTCTGGTTCTCCGGTTCGCCCCCGCCTGTGGGCCGACGACGGTAAAGCCGTTCGTCGGCTCCGCAAAACCTACTTCACCGCCAAGCGACGGCTTCAGCAGCGCGGCAGTGAGCGAATCGCGGAGTCCTACGGCGACTCGCTGTGGGACCAGATTGACGACGTGTTCCACCGTGTAACCCGTGAGGTCGTGGAGTACGCCGAGTCTGTCGAGAACCCAGTGTTGGTGCTGGAAGACCTGACGTACATCCGCGAGAACATGGACTACGGCGAGTACATGAACCGCCGGTTGCACGGATGGGGGTTTGCCAAGCTCCACGCACAGATTCGCTACAAAGCCACAGAGAAGGGGATTCCCGTCGAGACGGTGAATCCCCGGAACACGTCGAAGGCGTTCCATGCCTGCGGTGAACACGGCTCCCGGCCACGACAGGCGACGTTCAGATGCTCGAACGACGACTGCTGGCTCGGTGAGTATCAAGCCGACGTGAACGGGGCGATAAATATTGCAGACCGCTACCGTAGTGGAGAGAGTCACCGCCGAAGCGACCGGAGTTCCCGGCAGAAGGCCGGTGACGATGACTCGGCTACGGATGGGGCCTCTTTGACCGGGCCACAAGACAGCCACGCCGATGCTGGAACCCAGCAGGAGACGCGTGGAACGTATGCGTCTTGA
- the tnpA gene encoding IS200/IS605-like element ISHma17 family transposase, with the protein MKTTRHATYNLNYHIVWLPKSRRTDGSADIAERSSAQYRKAVLTGEVADRVESILHEIADEKGLDIQNLTVQPDHVHLFVSSPPKHSPSLLANWFKRISSRKYNHRHTDHDGEKIRWARGYYAGTAGHVSSETVENYIDRHKEVQA; encoded by the coding sequence GTGAAGACCACACGGCACGCAACCTACAACCTCAACTACCACATAGTGTGGCTCCCGAAGTCTCGCAGAACCGACGGTTCTGCGGATATCGCGGAACGCAGTTCCGCTCAATACCGTAAGGCGGTACTGACCGGAGAGGTTGCCGACCGTGTGGAATCCATCCTCCACGAAATTGCCGACGAGAAGGGCTTGGACATTCAAAACCTGACTGTTCAGCCCGACCACGTTCATTTGTTCGTCAGTAGCCCGCCCAAACACAGCCCATCGCTGCTCGCCAACTGGTTCAAGCGCATTTCCTCACGGAAGTACAATCACCGCCACACCGACCACGACGGCGAGAAAATCCGGTGGGCACGCGGCTACTACGCCGGCACAGCCGGGCACGTCTCCAGCGAAACTGTCGAGAACTACATCGACCGACACAAGGAGGTCCAAGCGTGA